The following coding sequences are from one Carettochelys insculpta isolate YL-2023 chromosome 5, ASM3395843v1, whole genome shotgun sequence window:
- the HSDL2 gene encoding hydroxysteroid dehydrogenase-like protein 2 isoform X1, translating into MLPNTGKLAGCTLFITGASRGIGKAIALKAAKDGANIVIAAKTAEPHRTLPGTIYTAAEEIEAAGGKALPCIVNVREEEQIVEAVTKAVQKFGGIDILVNNASAISLAGTLETPTKKVDLMMSANTRGTYLASKICLPYLKKSNIAHILNISPPINLNPMWFKNHCAYTISKYGMSMCVLGMAEEFRGEVAVNALWPQTAIHTAAMDMLGGAGVEKQCRRTDILADAAYCILTKPKSFTGNFVIDENLLREEGIKNFDVYAVAPGHPLLPDFFLDVDPNTLAMQMEAHGATPAFKEGKKLDGAKPEGPDGAESATVKPLGPVAETFKIIQGLINEDIVKTTQAVYMFELLGDGGGTWYIDLKNKSGSAGFGEPPVKADVVMSMSSSDFVKMFSGKLKPTMAFMSGKLKIKGNMSLAIKLEKVMVQFSPKL; encoded by the exons GAAATTAGCAGGATGTACTCTCTTCATCACGGGTGCCAGCCGAGGCATTGGCAAAGCAATTGCTTTGAAGGCTGCAAAGGACGGTGCAAACATTGTGATAGCTGCTAAAACAGCAGAGCCTCATCGTACTCTCCCGGGAACAATCTACACTGCTGCAGAAGAGA TTGAAGCTGCTGGAGGAAAGGCTTTGCCATGCATTGTTAATGTGAGAGAAGAAGAGCAAATTGTTGAAGCAGTGACGAAAGCTGTCCAGAAATTTGGAG gaaTAGACATTTTGGTGAACAACGCAAGTGCTATCTCGTTGGCTGGCACCTTGGAAACTCCTACAAAGAAAGTGGATCTTATGATGAGCGCTAACACAAGAGGAACATACCTTGC atctAAAATATGCCTTCCTTACTTAAAGAAGAGTAACATTGCTCATATCCTTAACATTAGCCCACCAATTAATCTGAATCCCATGTGGTTCAAAAATCATTGTG CTTATACCATTTCTAAATATGGCATGTCCATGTGTGTGCTGGGGATGGCAGAAGAATTTAGAGGAGAAGTTGCAGTGAATGCATTATGGCCTCAAACAG CTATACATACGGCTGCTATGGATatgctgggaggagctggtgtgGAAAAGCAATGCAGAAGAACTGATATTCTTGCAGATGCTGCATATTGCAttttaacaaaaccaaaaagtttCACAGGAAACTTTGTTATTGATGAAAATCTGCTGAGAGAAGAAGGAATTAAGAATTTTGATGTATATGCAGTTGCACCAG GTCACCCTTTACTTCCAGATTTCTTTCTAGATGTAGATCCTAATACCCTAGCTATGCAAATGGAAGCACATG GTGCTACTCCAGCATTCAAAGAGGGGAAGAAATTAGATGGAGCCAAGCCTGAAGGCCCTGATGGAGCCGAGTCTGCTACTGTCAAGCCTTTGGGACCTGTTgcagaaacatttaaaataattcaagGACTAATCAATGAAGATATTGTGAAGACTACCCAAGCTGTTTATATGTTTGAACTGTTGG GTGATGGAGGAGGAACTTGGTACATTGATCTTAAGAACAAAAGTGGAAGTGCAGGATTTGGAGAGCCCCCTGTGAAAGCAGATGTGGTTATGAGCATGTCTAGCAGTGATTTTGTGAAAATGTTTTCAG GTAAACTAAAGCCAACCATGGCCTTCATGTCaggaaaactgaaaattaaaGGTAACATGTCTTTAGCAATCAAGCTGGAAAAAGTGATGGTTCAGTTCAGCCCCAAACTGTGA
- the HSDL2 gene encoding hydroxysteroid dehydrogenase-like protein 2 isoform X2 — translation MMSANTRGTYLASKICLPYLKKSNIAHILNISPPINLNPMWFKNHCAYTISKYGMSMCVLGMAEEFRGEVAVNALWPQTAIHTAAMDMLGGAGVEKQCRRTDILADAAYCILTKPKSFTGNFVIDENLLREEGIKNFDVYAVAPGHPLLPDFFLDVDPNTLAMQMEAHGATPAFKEGKKLDGAKPEGPDGAESATVKPLGPVAETFKIIQGLINEDIVKTTQAVYMFELLGDGGGTWYIDLKNKSGSAGFGEPPVKADVVMSMSSSDFVKMFSGKLKPTMAFMSGKLKIKGNMSLAIKLEKVMVQFSPKL, via the exons ATGATGAGCGCTAACACAAGAGGAACATACCTTGC atctAAAATATGCCTTCCTTACTTAAAGAAGAGTAACATTGCTCATATCCTTAACATTAGCCCACCAATTAATCTGAATCCCATGTGGTTCAAAAATCATTGTG CTTATACCATTTCTAAATATGGCATGTCCATGTGTGTGCTGGGGATGGCAGAAGAATTTAGAGGAGAAGTTGCAGTGAATGCATTATGGCCTCAAACAG CTATACATACGGCTGCTATGGATatgctgggaggagctggtgtgGAAAAGCAATGCAGAAGAACTGATATTCTTGCAGATGCTGCATATTGCAttttaacaaaaccaaaaagtttCACAGGAAACTTTGTTATTGATGAAAATCTGCTGAGAGAAGAAGGAATTAAGAATTTTGATGTATATGCAGTTGCACCAG GTCACCCTTTACTTCCAGATTTCTTTCTAGATGTAGATCCTAATACCCTAGCTATGCAAATGGAAGCACATG GTGCTACTCCAGCATTCAAAGAGGGGAAGAAATTAGATGGAGCCAAGCCTGAAGGCCCTGATGGAGCCGAGTCTGCTACTGTCAAGCCTTTGGGACCTGTTgcagaaacatttaaaataattcaagGACTAATCAATGAAGATATTGTGAAGACTACCCAAGCTGTTTATATGTTTGAACTGTTGG GTGATGGAGGAGGAACTTGGTACATTGATCTTAAGAACAAAAGTGGAAGTGCAGGATTTGGAGAGCCCCCTGTGAAAGCAGATGTGGTTATGAGCATGTCTAGCAGTGATTTTGTGAAAATGTTTTCAG GTAAACTAAAGCCAACCATGGCCTTCATGTCaggaaaactgaaaattaaaGGTAACATGTCTTTAGCAATCAAGCTGGAAAAAGTGATGGTTCAGTTCAGCCCCAAACTGTGA